The Methanofastidiosum sp. nucleotide sequence GTCATTTTTATTGGAAGAAAAAGTAAAAACAGTATATGCAACAGGTGGCAAAAGAATTCATCCTTTTGAAGACTTTGCAACAATTTTGATGACCTTTGGAAACACATGTACAGGCTTAATCGATACAAACTGGCACACACCTCACAAAGTGAGAAGTCTTACGGTAGTTGCAGATAAAGGCATAGCTGAAGTGGATTACATAGAGCAGAAACTTGTTTTATATGACAAAGAGTGGGAGAAGGATGCAAAGATCGAAAAAAAGGAGACTTTGGCGATAGAACTTGATTGTTTTATCAATTACTTAAAAAAGAATACAGAGCCTCCTGTTTCAGGGGAAGAAGGACTTCAAGCACTTCAAGTTGCAATCTCGGCAATAGATTCATATATGGACAATAAAATAATTAAAATTTAGTTTATCCTTTTCCAACCCCTCTGTACAAGAACCCCTTTTTTATACTTTCTTCCTTATCGAAGATATTTCTTCCATCAATAATAATTGGGGTATTCATTAATCCCTTTATTTTATCTAGATCAAGATTCTTGTATTCCGAGTGAGCAGTGACAAATATTAGTGCATCAGAGTCTTTTATTGTAGAGTAAAAGTCTTTTTTTATCTCCAAATTTTCATAACTCTTCACAAATGGGTCATGAACGATAACAACTGCGCCCTTTTCCTTAAGCGTATTAATTACTCCCAAGGACGGAGTATTTCTTGTATCATCAGAATTCTCTAGGTAGGCAAATCCACAGACTGTAATCTTTTTATCTTTAA carries:
- a CDS encoding gfo/Idh/MocA family oxidoreductase, whose protein sequence is SFLLEEKVKTVYATGGKRIHPFEDFATILMTFGNTCTGLIDTNWHTPHKVRSLTVVADKGIAEVDYIEQKLVLYDKEWEKDAKIEKKETLAIELDCFINYLKKNTEPPVSGEEGLQALQVAISAIDSYMDNKIIKI